A single window of Engraulis encrasicolus isolate BLACKSEA-1 chromosome 20, IST_EnEncr_1.0, whole genome shotgun sequence DNA harbors:
- the LOC134436668 gene encoding zinc-binding protein A33-like, whose protein sequence is MASNFEEDLTCPVCCDIYKDPVILTCSHSVCKACLQQFWKGKGSKECPYCRRKCSKGDVPNMALRNLCETFLQERSQRASAGSEVLCSLHSEKLKAFCLDDKETVCWVCRDSKKHKNHNFSPIDEAALEHKGELNIKLQPLQGELKKIEDVKLLWDQTAAHIKTQVHTTEKQIKEEFEKLHQFLRDEEAARISALKEEEEQKSQMMKTKIDKMSREISSLSGSIRAIEEEMEADDVTFLQNYKSTVKRAQCTLQNTEKLSEALINVAKHLGNLKFRVWEKMQDIVQFTPVTLDPNTAHPKLILSEDLTSVRRVDKKQQLPDNPERFDEYPCFLGSEGFNSGTHCWDVEVGDNTWWDVGVMAESLQRKGDFIFLSGQWCVHYNNGKYGQHAPPQPLTLLTVKQKLQRIRVQLDWDRGKLSFSDPDNNTHLHSFTHTFTERVFPYFGTANECPLRMLPVKTSIRVEQHR, encoded by the exons ATGGCATCAAATTTTGAAGAAGATCTTActtgtcctgtgtgctgtgacatctaCAAGGATCCTGTCATACTGACGTGTTCCCACAgtgtgtgtaaggcctgtctGCAGCAGTTCTGGAAGGGGAAGGGATCCAAAGAATGTCCCTACTGCAGGAGGAAATGCTCAAAAGGCGATGTACCCAACATGGCGTTAAGGAACCTGTGTGAGACCTTCCtacaggagaggagtcagagagcttcagcagggtctgaggtgctctgcagtctgcacagtgagaaactcaagGCCTTCTGTCTAGATGATAAAGAAACTGTGTGCTGGGTTTGTCGAGACTCAAAGAAACATAAAAATCACAACTTTAGTCCCATAGATGAAGCAGCACTTGAACACAAG GGAGAGCTCAATATCAAATTGCAACCTTTACAAGGGGAACTGAAAAAAATAGAAGACGTTAAACTCCTCTGGGACCAAACTGCAGCTCACATTAAG accCAGGTCCATACCACTGAGAAGCAGATCaaggaggagtttgagaagcttcaccagtttctacgagatgaagaggcagccaggatatctgcactgaaggaggaagaggagcagaagagtcagatgatgaagacGAAGATAGAtaagatgagcagagagatctcatctctttcaggatcaatcagagccatagaagaggagatggaagctgatgatgtcacttTCCTGCAG aactacaagagcacagtgaaaag agcccagtgtaCACTGCAGAATACAGAGAAGCTTTCAGAAGCTCtaatcaatgtggcaaagcacctgggcaacttgaagttcagagtctgggagaaaatGCAGGACATAGTTCAATTCA ctcctgttactctggaccccaacactgcacacccaaaactgatcctgtctgaggatctgaccagtgtgaggcGTGTTGATAAGAAACAGCAGCTGCCTGataatccagagagatttgatgaGTATCCCTGTTtcctgggctctgagggctttaactcagggacacactgctgggatgtggaggttggggacaacacatggtgggatgtgggtgtgatggcagagtctctccagaggaagggagactTCATATTCTTGAGTGGACAGTGGTGTGTGCATTATAATAATGGTAAATATGGACAGCATGCCCCACCACAGCCCCTCACTCTCCTCACAGTGAAGcagaaactccagaggatcagagtgcagctggactgggacagaggaaagctgtcattctctgaccccgataataacacacatttacacagcttcacacacactttcactgagagagtgTTTCCATATTTTGGTACTGCTAATGAATGTCCTCTGAGGATGCTACCAGTGAAGACCTCGATAAGAGTAGAGCAGcacagatag